DNA sequence from the Borrelia puertoricensis genome:
TATATAGATATTGAGATGTTTTATGTAGTCAGGTTCATGAGCGTCCTTAACTGTGTATTTATTTACTCTGTTATGTAAAAATTCTTTAAGTAAACTATATAAAGTCAACATTCTATTGTAAGCATCATAGTCATTTGAATTTATTACAAGAGAGATAATAAATATTTGGAAGTTAATATTAAACTCACAAATATTATCATAAAAAGTACCATAATGAGAGTTGTGAGCAAGTAAGCCATCTTCAGATGTAAATTTAAATGCAATAATATTAGGTTCTCTCGTAGTTATATTAGAGAGTAGATATGGATGATTATATGTATTAATAACCTTACATATGTTTTCACTTTTAGCATGAGCATATTCTTTAAAGTCATTTAGTATTTTAATTATATGCATAAGTATAACCTCTAACCCAATAAGCACTCAATTCACCTTATAACTAATCTCATTTAGCATTCGTGAAGTATCAACAAGAGTAATTTCTGGATTACCACTACCTTTTTTAGTTTTTGCTTAATTGTATTTGGACTAAGTTCAGGCTTGATTTTATTTGACAATACATAATTTTGATAATAAGTTATAAATGCTTCTCCAATGGCACTCATTCCAGATCTAGGATCACGTTTAAATTCATTTTTTATATAATCATTACTGATATATTCTCTAAACTCACAACTAGCAGCAACTTCACTTAAATGTTTACGTACTGGTAAATTATTAGCGCCAATCTCATGCATGCGTGCAACATTAGCTCTGCCCCCAAACCAACCAACCTCTAACTCTATTTCCATACAATATCCTTTAAAATTAGTGTTTGGTAACCAATAGAAGAGTCAATACTTACTATTTCGTAATAATTATCACCTATAGAAATTCTATCTTGAAGATTGAAGATAATCTCATCACTTGTATAAAGTTTAGAGAGTCCTTGTAAATCAAATAAATTTGAGTCATAAATCATCCTTAATTCTTGGGGACTTATATCTATAATAATGCCTGTAAATTCTAAGTAGTCTTCTTTATTAAATACCCTCTGATAAGAATTATCATCAAGTGTAATAGTTTCAAATTTATATAAACGTAAAGGAGCAGGGGCTTTGTATGTAAATATCATACGTTGTGACATTTGTGATAACTTATCTCTAAGATTATTCATTACACAACTCCTATACAGGAAGGAGAAGTAGTATCTCTTTTAACTTTATCTAGATACGCATCAAATCGTAAACAGAAGTTTTTATTACAACTGTCAGATTGACTAGTATCAGATATAGGGTGATAGTCAATTTCAAGTTCATTGAATTTTTCTCTCTTTATTCTCTCAAATTCAAGTTCACGGACAATCCCCTTTTTCCTCAGTTCACATCCAATATGATAGTAAGTAAGCAAGAAGATATCATTATAAGTAAGCTTCTCTGACTGGATTCCATTAGCTAATAATATTGACTCTAAGAGATTAATTTGCATCATAAAGCTTTGAATAGAAAATTCTTCTATGCTTATTCCCAAAAGGGAAATAATATTAGAGTGAAGCCTGCTTATAAATAATTCTTCTTCTTGTCTCTCTATCTCTTGTTGAGCTGTTCTCTGTTGCATTACCAGGTTAACCTTTAAGATTGTTTAATATCAACTCGTAAAATTGTTTTCTCTGTTGCTAAGAGTCCACCAAGTACAAAATCAAGATATGAATGTGCAATATCAGTTGAATCTCTATCCACTTGCTCATTTGGCATTGGTAGCATATATTTACTTGGTTTGAACTTAATTAGTTCAGCATTTAATGGATAAATGAGTATTTGATTTTGAAGTAAATTACTTGTTTCAATATATACTTCTCTTCTATTATTAACAGCTTTTATTGTCTTAATAAGGAAGTCCTCCCAAGAATCATTAGAAGAATAAACATTAGATGATGAAGAAGAATTTGTTATTGCATATGGTTTAACTAACTTTAAACTTGTTACTGGATCAACTAATACCATCATA
Encoded proteins:
- a CDS encoding DUF764 family protein produces the protein MLIGLEVILMHIIKILNDFKEYAHAKSENICKVINTYNHPYLLSNITTREPNIIAFKFTSEDGLLAHNSHYGTFYDNICEFNINFQIFIISLVINSNDYDAYNRMLTLYSLLKEFLHNRVNKYTVKDAHEPDYIKHLNIYIRPTSNMQNTGLITLGTKCSNTAYSSSASFKAGIQIFERKE
- a CDS encoding DUF1506 family protein, producing the protein MNNLRDKLSQMSQRMIFTYKAPAPLRLYKFETITLDDNSYQRVFNKEDYLEFTGIIIDISPQELRMIYDSNLFDLQGLSKLYTSDEIIFNLQDRISIGDNYYEIVSIDSSIGYQTLILKDIVWK
- a CDS encoding DUF3890 domain-containing protein, whose amino-acid sequence is MQQRTAQQEIERQEEELFISRLHSNIISLLGISIEEFSIQSFMMQINLLESILLANGIQSEKLTYNDIFLLTYYHIGCELRKKGIVRELEFERIKREKFNELEIDYHPISDTSQSDSCNKNFCLRFDAYLDKVKRDTTSPSCIGVV